One Cohnella candidum genomic region harbors:
- a CDS encoding extracellular solute-binding protein, giving the protein MKGKLKRYGSLLIALTMLIAVLAACGGNSGNKEGASSPSASPSASDSASSPSAGGDSDKPDTSKKVELVWYLLGDPHKDTDKVIAELNKNLEKDLNTTIKLNFTTWTEWQTKYNLMLTTGEKIDMIFASTWADYFKYAKKGSFLPLDDLLPKYAPVTWSKVPEQDWTEAKVVASGSDKAQIFAVPATYPEYTPDGFVYRDDWRQELGLPEIKDLDSIEAYLDGVKKAKPKVTPINGKAFNEMLALFRATHQYENVGSGDGNLMVAKYSNPRDIVAYPFTPEFEAWAKKMKEWADKGYWNSDTLNSQKEAGDAIKAGNGAVYWRNAPGAGGYIVGVGQTNPDIKLGYFPFNRLYGYATPNLSVNNAMAIPKSAANPERSLMVLDKIRNDPKYFDLFVYGIEGTHYSIADDGKTLVSPPKGMTVTQDWKRYDIASWGVRVESMVREKQGSGWEGFDALLEEFKGMSKPNIFAGITLDYEPVKANKAAVDQVFEQYGKPLMLGLVKDVDKSIATFRDKLTKAGYEKVLEYTKTEANKYFDEKGIQ; this is encoded by the coding sequence ATGAAAGGAAAGCTCAAGCGTTACGGTTCTCTTCTCATCGCTTTAACGATGCTGATCGCCGTACTCGCCGCTTGCGGCGGCAACAGCGGCAACAAAGAGGGAGCCTCGTCCCCCTCGGCATCCCCTTCCGCTTCCGACTCGGCCTCATCGCCCTCGGCCGGCGGCGATTCCGACAAGCCGGACACGTCCAAGAAAGTCGAGCTCGTCTGGTACCTGCTCGGCGATCCGCATAAGGACACGGACAAAGTCATCGCCGAGTTGAACAAGAACCTCGAGAAAGACCTCAATACGACGATTAAACTGAATTTCACGACGTGGACGGAATGGCAGACGAAGTATAACCTCATGCTGACGACCGGCGAGAAAATCGACATGATTTTCGCTTCCACGTGGGCCGACTATTTCAAATACGCGAAAAAAGGCAGCTTCCTCCCGCTGGACGACCTGCTTCCCAAATACGCGCCGGTAACATGGAGCAAAGTGCCGGAACAGGATTGGACGGAAGCGAAAGTCGTCGCGAGCGGCTCCGATAAAGCGCAAATCTTCGCGGTTCCGGCCACGTATCCGGAATATACCCCGGACGGATTCGTCTACCGCGACGACTGGAGACAAGAGCTGGGATTGCCGGAAATCAAAGATTTGGACTCGATCGAAGCCTACCTGGACGGCGTCAAAAAAGCGAAGCCGAAGGTCACGCCGATCAACGGCAAAGCGTTCAACGAAATGCTGGCGCTGTTCCGCGCGACCCACCAATACGAGAACGTGGGCAGCGGCGACGGCAACCTGATGGTGGCCAAATACAGCAATCCCCGCGATATCGTCGCGTATCCGTTCACGCCGGAGTTCGAAGCTTGGGCGAAGAAAATGAAAGAGTGGGCGGACAAAGGCTATTGGAATTCCGACACGCTGAATTCGCAGAAAGAAGCGGGCGACGCGATCAAGGCGGGCAACGGCGCCGTTTACTGGCGCAACGCGCCCGGCGCGGGCGGTTACATCGTAGGCGTAGGCCAAACGAACCCGGACATCAAGCTCGGCTACTTCCCGTTCAACCGTCTCTATGGCTACGCGACGCCGAACCTGTCGGTCAACAACGCGATGGCGATTCCGAAAAGCGCCGCCAACCCGGAACGTTCGCTGATGGTGCTGGACAAAATCCGCAACGACCCCAAATATTTCGATCTGTTCGTTTACGGCATCGAAGGCACTCATTATTCCATTGCCGATGACGGCAAAACGCTCGTATCGCCTCCGAAAGGCATGACCGTGACGCAGGACTGGAAGAGATACGACATCGCCTCCTGGGGCGTACGCGTAGAGTCCATGGTCCGCGAGAAGCAAGGCTCCGGCTGGGAGGGCTTCGACGCGCTGCTCGAAGAGTTCAAGGGCATGAGCAAACCGAACATTTTCGCCGGCATCACCCTCGACTATGAGCCCGTCAAAGCGAACAAGGCGGCCGTGGACCAAGTGTTCGAGCAATACGGCAAACCGCTCATGCTGGGTCTCGTCAAGGACGTCGACAAATCGATCGCCACGTTCCGCGACAAGCTCACGAAAGCCGGCTACGAGAAAGTGCTCGAGTACACGAAGACCGAAGCGAATAAGTACTTCGACGAAAAAGGAATCCAGTAA
- a CDS encoding carbohydrate ABC transporter permease: MRIKTEKSTVAFNTIGYIVLTFLTVICLIPFWVVLTGSVTPELEIINEGFKLWPNELTFEAYRSMMTNPGVIVRAYEVSIVLTVTGTALSLFLTAMAGYVLSRKDFKYRNGFSFYIYFTLLFSGGLIPWYILIVKDLQMKDSYMALLLPFLVSAWNIILMKGFMKSIPEDINESAKIDGAGDFTIFIKLILPLSTPGLATIGLFVALQYWNEWFLANLFITTADKYPLQFLLYRTLASAEALKTNIALSLNADTKPPSETLKMAAAVVATGPIVFLYPFVQRFFVKGLLIGSVKG, translated from the coding sequence ATGAGGATCAAAACGGAAAAGTCTACCGTCGCATTCAACACGATCGGATACATCGTTCTCACCTTCCTCACGGTGATTTGCCTGATCCCTTTCTGGGTCGTGCTGACCGGCTCCGTGACGCCCGAGCTCGAGATCATCAACGAAGGATTCAAGCTATGGCCGAACGAGCTTACCTTCGAAGCTTACCGGTCAATGATGACGAATCCCGGAGTCATCGTGAGAGCGTACGAAGTGTCGATCGTCCTGACGGTGACGGGAACGGCGCTCAGCTTGTTCCTGACGGCGATGGCCGGTTACGTGCTCTCGCGCAAGGATTTCAAATACCGCAACGGATTTTCTTTCTATATCTACTTCACCTTGCTGTTCAGCGGGGGATTGATTCCCTGGTACATCCTGATCGTCAAGGATCTTCAAATGAAGGACAGCTACATGGCGCTGCTGCTGCCGTTTCTCGTCTCGGCTTGGAACATCATCCTGATGAAAGGCTTTATGAAATCGATACCGGAGGACATCAACGAATCCGCCAAAATCGACGGCGCCGGCGATTTCACGATTTTCATCAAGCTCATCCTGCCGCTTTCGACACCCGGGCTCGCGACGATCGGATTGTTCGTCGCGCTGCAGTACTGGAACGAGTGGTTCCTCGCCAACCTCTTCATCACGACGGCCGACAAGTATCCGCTCCAGTTCCTGCTGTACCGGACGCTCGCCTCGGCCGAAGCGCTAAAGACGAATATCGCGCTCAGCCTGAATGCCGATACGAAGCCGCCTTCCGAAACGCTCAAGATGGCCGCGGCCGTCGTGGCCACGGGACCGATCGTCTTCCTGTACCCGTTCGTTCAGCGTTTCTTCGTCAAAGGGCTGTTGATCGGCTCCGTCAAAGGTTAG
- a CDS encoding glycoside hydrolase family 2 protein, protein MRLQTTLGLRTVDGAAVPWQNGMPVPSFDPQQRRTIALSGRWLKRRFRAAHNLTMSPRGETWLREVLEREGGFLVGDGDDWQPHVLPMPENRLTGEEKAGAAETYEDGVWYRRTFELTEADVASGCLTLKALGVSYVADLWVNGEWVGVHEGGFTPFAFDVTSCVRANTNEIRIRVDNPPWGSRNDTIPAVQGTDFFNYTGVIQDLYLEVTDAVHVVRADFVPTGTDGEVRIHAVVRNGGSVKRHVRLRGKVFEADAESELFLSAPEAARIKGIPAVTDRPLEAGLDLDAGEVRVLGWDVKIAEPKLWSLGFPHLYVGEFTLTEETGETGKREVDRFAAQFGLRTVSTNKTRLLLNGKPVFLAGIARHEEWPDTGRTASWDRIRADLEHARSLHANMVRTGHYPNHVHTYILLDRLGLAAMSEIPLWQFETEHYEAQRERGLALQMWREMVFSQYNRPSVLLWSTQNESKDVALRLEHNRMLVNDLRSRYDDGRLITQSAAADQPGPSDPSMEPLDVAGWTMYFGIFHGGTPYEGTLDFLERAHRAFPDKPILNTEFGHWTGEGDAEAHMQTEIYRETLRALLEKAAGPGRPEGYLAGIDFWILYDWYVNHNDWIDTFGLFHMDRRTPKPLLERLRTDYRRLANIEIDLI, encoded by the coding sequence ATGCGCTTGCAGACGACGTTGGGTTTAAGGACAGTGGACGGCGCGGCCGTTCCTTGGCAGAACGGAATGCCCGTGCCGTCATTCGATCCCCAACAGCGAAGAACGATCGCGCTGTCCGGCAGGTGGCTAAAACGGAGATTCCGGGCGGCCCACAATTTGACCATGTCGCCGAGAGGAGAGACTTGGCTGAGGGAAGTGCTGGAACGGGAAGGGGGATTCCTCGTCGGGGATGGCGACGATTGGCAGCCGCATGTTTTGCCGATGCCGGAGAACCGGCTGACCGGCGAGGAAAAGGCCGGCGCGGCCGAAACCTATGAGGACGGCGTCTGGTATCGGCGGACGTTCGAGCTGACGGAGGCGGACGTTGCTTCCGGATGTCTGACTTTGAAGGCGCTGGGAGTCAGTTACGTCGCCGATTTGTGGGTGAACGGCGAATGGGTCGGCGTCCACGAAGGCGGGTTCACGCCGTTCGCTTTCGACGTCACGTCCTGCGTTCGAGCCAACACGAACGAAATCCGGATCCGGGTCGACAATCCGCCGTGGGGAAGCCGGAACGATACGATTCCTGCCGTTCAAGGCACGGATTTCTTCAACTACACCGGAGTTATTCAAGACCTATACTTGGAGGTTACGGACGCGGTCCACGTCGTGAGGGCGGATTTCGTGCCGACCGGAACGGACGGCGAAGTGCGAATACACGCCGTCGTCCGCAACGGCGGGTCTGTGAAACGGCACGTTCGCCTGCGGGGGAAAGTGTTCGAAGCCGATGCGGAGAGCGAGCTTTTCCTGTCCGCGCCGGAGGCCGCGCGAATCAAAGGAATCCCCGCGGTGACGGACCGGCCGCTAGAGGCCGGCTTGGACTTGGATGCCGGGGAAGTGCGGGTGCTGGGCTGGGACGTAAAGATCGCCGAGCCGAAGCTGTGGTCGCTCGGCTTCCCCCATCTCTACGTAGGCGAGTTCACGTTGACGGAAGAGACGGGGGAGACAGGGAAGCGTGAGGTCGACCGGTTCGCCGCGCAATTCGGCCTTCGAACCGTGTCGACGAACAAGACGCGGCTTCTGCTCAACGGGAAACCGGTGTTCCTCGCGGGCATCGCCCGCCACGAGGAGTGGCCGGATACCGGGAGGACGGCTTCATGGGACCGGATTCGCGCCGATCTCGAGCATGCCCGCTCTCTCCATGCGAATATGGTGCGGACCGGGCATTATCCGAACCATGTCCATACGTACATTTTGCTCGACCGGTTGGGACTCGCGGCCATGAGCGAGATTCCTCTCTGGCAGTTCGAAACCGAGCATTACGAGGCGCAGCGGGAACGCGGGCTGGCTTTGCAAATGTGGAGGGAAATGGTGTTCTCCCAGTACAACCGGCCATCCGTGCTTCTGTGGAGCACGCAGAACGAGTCGAAGGACGTGGCCCTGCGGCTTGAGCATAACCGGATGCTGGTGAACGACCTTCGTTCCCGCTATGACGACGGTCGGTTAATCACGCAAAGCGCCGCGGCCGATCAACCGGGACCTTCGGATCCGTCCATGGAACCGCTGGACGTCGCCGGCTGGACGATGTACTTCGGCATTTTCCACGGCGGCACGCCTTACGAAGGAACGCTCGACTTCCTGGAACGCGCCCACCGGGCATTTCCGGACAAACCGATTCTCAACACGGAATTCGGCCATTGGACGGGGGAGGGAGACGCGGAGGCCCACATGCAAACGGAAATCTACCGGGAGACGCTGCGGGCCCTGCTGGAGAAAGCCGCCGGACCGGGCCGGCCGGAGGGATACCTCGCGGGAATCGACTTCTGGATTCTGTACGATTGGTACGTCAACCATAACGACTGGATCGACACGTTCGGGCTCTTCCATATGGACCGACGGACGCCGAAGCCGCTGCTCGAACGCCTGCGAACCGATTACCGGAGATTGGCGAATATTGAAATCGATTTAATCTAG
- a CDS encoding response regulator transcription factor: protein MLQLLIVEDEPTTREALASRIDWESIGIRVCGQAKNGLDALEKLETAPADLVLTDIRMPRMDGLQLVEEIRRREYDAACVLLSGHNDFPTAQQALRLGVSDFLLKPCSPKEIRSAFEKVASRVLAEKRQAESAQGLQRQLLKNLPLVKSQLLRQWLHAPALATENRLETIDKLRIALSPRDVVVIALQMDNRALERLNYNRTDTELLHLAAANVALESLEQALAVPVESVTEPGMVLAILNGSTAELPDSKLAAAIKTVRINMDHYLRVSVTAGVSNRASDINRLNEACLEALNALELRFRQGAGGIYFYRDTASKKEVSALESELWQREEAASEHMKSRLFAEAMNDAEQWLISLRGQEGLTRSQVRLRATAFLGRLLQLARERGSVGYAIPLDWISLDDQIARTDTMEELSGFIGRVIRQLTEALLPHKKPKRKVQQALKLIAEQYASPSLSLAGVAKSLFVSGSSLSTLFKQELGINFLDYVHQYRIERAKALLQSGDRKIQTVAKEVGYFDEAHFTKTFKKWTGQLPSQYRKQVQGP, encoded by the coding sequence ATGCTGCAATTGCTCATTGTCGAAGACGAACCGACGACGAGAGAGGCTCTCGCGTCAAGAATCGATTGGGAAAGCATCGGAATTCGCGTATGCGGGCAAGCAAAGAACGGACTCGACGCGCTGGAGAAACTCGAAACCGCGCCTGCCGATCTCGTGCTGACCGATATCCGGATGCCGCGGATGGACGGCCTTCAGCTGGTGGAAGAAATTCGCCGCCGCGAGTACGACGCTGCTTGCGTGCTCCTCTCCGGGCATAATGACTTCCCAACCGCGCAGCAGGCGCTGCGTCTCGGCGTGTCCGATTTTCTGCTCAAGCCCTGCTCGCCCAAGGAAATCCGCTCGGCGTTCGAGAAAGTCGCTTCCCGCGTCCTGGCGGAGAAACGGCAGGCCGAGTCCGCCCAAGGACTTCAGCGGCAGCTCCTGAAAAATTTGCCCCTCGTCAAATCGCAGCTGCTCCGGCAGTGGCTTCACGCACCCGCTTTGGCCACCGAAAACCGGCTCGAAACGATAGACAAGCTGCGAATCGCCTTGAGCCCCCGCGACGTCGTCGTCATCGCCCTGCAAATGGACAACCGCGCGCTTGAACGACTGAACTACAACCGCACCGACACCGAGCTTCTCCACCTTGCCGCGGCGAACGTCGCCCTGGAGTCGCTGGAGCAAGCTTTAGCCGTTCCGGTAGAAAGCGTCACCGAGCCGGGAATGGTGCTGGCGATCCTGAATGGCAGCACGGCCGAACTCCCCGACTCCAAGCTCGCCGCCGCCATCAAGACCGTGCGGATCAATATGGACCACTACCTGCGGGTTTCCGTCACGGCCGGGGTCAGCAACCGAGCGTCGGACATTAACCGATTAAACGAAGCTTGCCTGGAAGCGCTGAATGCGTTGGAGCTTCGGTTCCGCCAGGGCGCCGGGGGCATTTATTTCTACCGCGATACCGCTTCAAAGAAGGAAGTCTCCGCGCTGGAATCGGAATTATGGCAGCGGGAAGAAGCCGCGTCCGAGCATATGAAATCAAGGCTGTTCGCGGAAGCGATGAACGACGCCGAACAATGGTTAATCTCGCTTCGCGGGCAGGAAGGGCTGACGCGAAGCCAAGTCCGGCTCCGCGCGACGGCTTTCCTCGGGAGGCTGCTGCAGCTGGCCCGGGAACGGGGCTCCGTCGGCTATGCAATCCCCTTGGATTGGATCTCCCTCGATGACCAGATCGCCCGGACCGATACGATGGAAGAGCTTTCCGGCTTCATTGGCCGGGTCATCCGGCAGTTGACCGAAGCCTTGCTGCCGCATAAGAAGCCGAAGCGCAAAGTCCAGCAGGCGCTGAAACTGATCGCCGAACAGTACGCTTCGCCCTCCCTGTCTCTAGCCGGCGTCGCCAAATCGCTGTTCGTCTCCGGCTCCAGCCTCTCCACGCTGTTTAAGCAGGAGCTCGGCATCAATTTCCTCGACTACGTGCACCAGTACCGGATCGAACGCGCCAAAGCGCTGCTTCAGTCGGGAGACCGCAAAATCCAGACAGTCGCCAAGGAAGTCG
- a CDS encoding LacI family DNA-binding transcriptional regulator, whose translation MKDSKIIDVAREAQVSVATVSRVLNDSRHVSPSTKAKVLKAIEYMNFTPNASAKNLRSQKTRTIGVVVSDIHSSYFAEIVKGIENMANALKYKIIICDTQNEKEKELEFMSLAMNRTVDGIIFVSPVISNRDIAAFCERGYSAAVIGRHVEHPDIPCAYTDNVKLAREVMQHLLEMGHRRIAFISGYADAIDSYERLEGYLKALRDAELPFVPDLVENGDFNETEGYLAFKRLWEKNPDMTAVFAANDEMALGVFKACRELGIPVPGRLAVVGVDNNRVTKYTSPTLSTVDQPNYAMGALLVEKFIDQMNDNDFIDKRVFKVDSKLKIRESSDFRLNRET comes from the coding sequence CTGAAAGACAGCAAAATCATCGACGTCGCCCGTGAAGCCCAAGTGTCCGTCGCCACGGTGTCCCGGGTTCTGAACGACAGCCGTCACGTCAGCCCGTCCACGAAAGCCAAAGTGCTGAAGGCGATCGAGTACATGAATTTCACCCCGAACGCCTCGGCCAAAAACCTGCGCTCCCAGAAAACCCGGACGATCGGCGTCGTCGTTTCCGACATCCACTCCTCGTACTTCGCCGAAATCGTCAAAGGCATCGAGAACATGGCGAATGCCCTGAAGTACAAGATCATCATCTGCGATACCCAGAACGAGAAAGAGAAGGAACTCGAATTCATGTCCCTCGCCATGAACCGGACGGTGGACGGCATCATCTTCGTTTCGCCCGTCATTTCTAACCGGGACATCGCCGCATTCTGCGAGCGGGGTTACTCGGCCGCCGTGATCGGCCGCCACGTCGAGCATCCCGACATTCCGTGCGCCTACACGGACAACGTCAAGTTAGCCCGGGAAGTGATGCAGCATCTTCTCGAAATGGGACATCGCCGGATCGCGTTCATCAGCGGCTACGCGGATGCGATTGACAGCTATGAACGGCTGGAGGGTTATTTGAAAGCGCTTCGCGACGCGGAGCTGCCTTTCGTTCCGGACCTGGTCGAAAACGGGGACTTCAACGAAACCGAGGGGTACTTGGCGTTCAAGCGGCTGTGGGAGAAAAACCCGGACATGACGGCGGTTTTTGCCGCGAACGACGAAATGGCGCTCGGCGTCTTCAAGGCTTGCCGGGAGCTCGGGATTCCGGTTCCCGGGCGGCTGGCCGTCGTCGGCGTCGACAACAACCGGGTGACGAAGTATACGTCGCCTACGCTGTCGACGGTCGACCAACCCAATTACGCGATGGGCGCGCTGCTCGTCGAGAAGTTCATCGATCAAATGAATGATAACGATTTCATTGACAAACGGGTTTTCAAAGTGGATTCCAAGCTGAAGATCCGCGAATCATCCGATTTCCGTCTGAATCGAGAGACTTGA
- a CDS encoding ABC transporter permease: MRGFIRELSKNKVMFLMLAPVVVFFAIFAYVPMAGVYYAFTNYDPNVSMFKNEFVGMQNFDFLFESGALWTITRNTILYNLAFIFIGNFLQIVCAIFLSELPGKWFKKTAQSVMFLPYFISFVLVGAFVFNLFSTDNGVVNTLLEKLGMEPYDFYLNTAPWKYIIVFFNVWKGLGYGTVIYLAAIMSISDEYHEAAKIDGASIFQRIRFITIPMLMPTFILLLLLALGGILKGQFDLFYQIVGDNGMLFDATDVIDTYVFRALTGNFDVGMGTAAGFYQSFFGLILVLSVNYIIRKTREDYAVF; encoded by the coding sequence ATGCGAGGCTTTATCCGGGAATTAAGCAAAAACAAAGTCATGTTCCTGATGCTCGCGCCCGTGGTCGTCTTCTTCGCGATTTTCGCCTACGTGCCGATGGCGGGCGTCTATTACGCCTTCACGAACTATGACCCGAACGTGTCGATGTTCAAGAACGAGTTCGTCGGCATGCAGAACTTCGACTTCCTGTTCGAATCCGGGGCGTTGTGGACCATTACCCGGAACACGATCCTGTACAACCTCGCCTTCATTTTCATCGGCAATTTCCTGCAGATCGTCTGCGCGATCTTCCTGAGCGAGCTGCCGGGCAAATGGTTCAAGAAAACCGCTCAGTCCGTCATGTTCCTGCCTTACTTCATCTCCTTCGTGCTCGTCGGCGCGTTCGTGTTCAACCTGTTCAGCACCGACAACGGCGTCGTGAACACGCTGCTGGAGAAGCTGGGCATGGAGCCTTACGATTTCTACCTGAATACGGCTCCGTGGAAATACATCATCGTCTTTTTCAACGTGTGGAAAGGCTTGGGTTACGGCACGGTCATCTACCTGGCCGCGATCATGAGCATCAGCGACGAGTACCATGAAGCCGCCAAGATCGACGGGGCGAGCATCTTCCAGCGAATCCGCTTCATCACGATCCCGATGCTCATGCCGACGTTCATCCTGCTGCTTCTGCTCGCGCTGGGCGGCATCCTCAAAGGCCAGTTCGACCTGTTCTACCAGATCGTCGGCGACAACGGCATGCTGTTCGACGCGACGGACGTCATCGACACTTACGTCTTCCGGGCGCTGACGGGCAACTTCGACGTCGGCATGGGCACGGCGGCCGGCTTCTACCAGTCGTTCTTCGGCTTGATTCTCGTGCTGTCGGTGAACTACATCATTCGCAAAACGCGCGAAGACTACGCGGTGTTCTAG